The DNA sequence CTGACGCGTGGCGCTGACCACGCGAGATCCTACGTCTTGCGCACCGGCCATCCGCGCGCGAGGCAGCCAATTGGCGTTGTTCCGGTGCGCGCCGGTACGATCCTCTGCGCAACGTGCGGGCGTAGCTCAATGGTAGAGCCCTAGTCTTCCAAACTAGCTACGCGGGTTCGATTCCCGTCGCCCGCTCCGAGGAGCCGCCCCACTGAGGGCGGCTTTCCTCTTTCCGGCCTCCGGTTCACCTCGGCCCTCGAGCCCTTCTGCAACCTTCCATAAGTTGCTCTTTCAAATATCGGTTCGTGCATATAGCCTGTCCAGGGCGCTCGCTGACGCGGGTGAAAATTCGGGGGGCTTTGCAGTGGGGAATCATTCATGCCGCATGGGCGGCGCAGCATTCGCGGTCGGCATCGGGCTGCTTCTTTCGCCGGGTGTCGCGGCAGCCGATCCGGCTGCCGACGCCACCGGAGGCGTCTCCGCCGACGCACCGGCGGATGCGCCGGCGGCCGAATCCGGTGACCGCGACGATCAGGTCGATACCGACAACGAAGCCGACGACGATCCGGCCGACGATGCGGACGAGGCAGCCGACCCGAGTGAGGAGCCGCTGAGCGACGACGCCGAGGCGCCGTCGGAGCCCGTCGACGACACCGTCGACGAGGAGCTCGACGAGGTCGGCGAGACCGTCCGGCACGACTCGAACGACAACGACCCCGACGACGGCACCGCCTCGGCGCCCGCCGACGAACCCGTCGAAACACCCGTCGACGAGATCGCCGTCGACGTCCCGGACGAGGTCGTCGATGCCGAAGAGCCCGTCACACCCGTCGTCGAGGAGCCCGTCGTCGAGGAGCCCGTCGTCGAGGAGCCCGCGGTCGAGGTCCCCGCGGCGCAACCCGAAGCCGATGCCGACCCCGCCGCCGATGCCGAGGTGACCCCCGCGCCACCCGCACCCGCAGACGAGGCCAGACCGCAGGGCCTCGTCCAGACGGTCGCGAACGCCTTCGGTCTCGGCGGCACGCCCGCTCCGGTCGAATCGCCCGCGATGTGGGCCGTGCTGGCGTGGGCACGCCGTCAGTTCTTCGGCGCGACGGCCACCACCACCGTCGGCCGGCAGAGCACCTCGTCGTCATCGACGACGTCCACACCGATCACCACCGTCAACGTCAAGGACTACGGAGCGGTCGGCGACGGCATCACCGACGATTCGGCCGCGATCAAGGCCGCCGAAGCCGCCCTGACATCCGGTCAGCGGCTCTACTTCCCGGAGGGCACCTACCGGTTCGCACAGCAGAATCCGGCGGGCAACGCCGCGGTCCTGCTCAAGGGGCTCTCCGACGTGACCGTCGAGTTCGCGCCCGGGGCACGACTGTTGATGGACAACCTCGACGCCGACGGCCACGGCACGAGCCACGGCATCCGCGTGGAGGGTGCCGCGTCCAACGTCACGATCCTCAACGCGACGGTCGAGTGGAAGACCAGGCCGTCGGCGCGCAGCTTCGGCGACGGCTTCTCCATCCTCGGCTGGGCGTCGAACACCCCGCCCCCGCCGGGTTGGACCGGATCCACCGGAACCGTCTCGAACGTGTCGCTCGTCAACGCGACCGTGATCAACGCCCCCCAGACCGGGGCGGTCTTCATGGGCGCCTCCGACGTGACGGTCACCAACTTCACCGCCATCGGCACCCGGGGCGACGGGCTGCACTTCAACTCCAACCGCCGGGTCACGGTCAACGGTCTCCTGGCACAGAACACCGGTGACGACGGCCTGGCGTTCGTCACCTACTACCACCCGACCCAGCCGTGGACGTACGGTCCCGGCGACGGACCGTTCAATCAGCCCGGACTCGGCGAGTGGAACAACGGCGGCTCGGTGGCCTCCCACATCACCGTGACGGGCGGCTCGGCCAGTGGCGTCCGGGTGCAGGGCGGCTACGACATCACCATCACCGACGTCACCGTCTCCGGCAAGGAGTTCGGCATCCAGGTCAACTCGGCCAAGGCCACCGGCCCCGGTGACTGGACCAGCCTGGCGTCTCGCGACATCGACATCTCCGATGTCACCATCGACGACGTCCAGACCGGGATCGTCCTGGCCACCAACAACATCGACGGCACCGAGGACTCGATGTGGTGGGACTTCGCCGGCCTGACCATCAGTGACGTCACCATCCACAACGCCCGCAACTGGTCGGTCGCCGTCGAGACGCCCGCGTCGACGACGAGCGCGTTCGCCGGTCTCACCCTGCGCAACATCCACGCGGAGGTCGACGGTGCCGTCGGACCGCTCGGCGGCGGGAAGGGCGGGATTCTGCTTGCCTCGCTTCGAGATTCGGTGATCGACAACGTGCGACTGGTGTCGGTCCACGCCAGCGACATCAATGTGCTGGGGGCGTCGCAGATCCGCCACCAGTACAGTGTCGCGGATCTGCCGTCGTCGAATCTGACGATCGACGACCTGGTTCTCGAGGGCCCGGGCCGGATCCTCATCCAGGACATCGCGGGTCTGCAGGTCGGTACCGTGGCGTCCTACGGCGCCCAGGGCGCTGCCGTCGAACTCTTCCGGGTGAGAGACGCCTCGTTCGGCACCATCGGCGCCTACCTGCCCGGCCGCGGAACCGGTGCGGGCTGGGGCGTGCGCCTGCTGCAGGTCGACGACCTGGACGTGGCGGACATCGTGGTGACCACCGACGACCACATCGGATCCTCCTGGTGGGCAGTGGAACTCGGCGGCGGCAATCCGGCCGAGGACATCGCGGGCAACGGTGTGCGGATCGAGAACGTCACCTACGTGAGCGACCGCGACGCCACCGGGTCGGACATCGTCGTGCAGGGCGGTCCGTACGGCCCGGTCAACTGGTACATCAACGCCACGTGGCTGCACCAGGGTGAGGCGTCACCGCAATGGCGGTCGGCGCTGTGGGGCGACACCACGCCGGCGTCTCACATCCTCAGCAACCCGGACTCCTGATACCGCAGATCCGTGTTGACCCCCCACGGATCGACGTCCTCGCCGAAGTACCGAGCGACGCTGCCCATCGCGCTGAGCATCGCGTGATCCTGGTTGTCGTAATGGTGCATCCCGTTGCGGCCCATCGGCCGAAGCGACGGGTGCTCCCTGCGTAGGTAGTCGCGGATCACCGCGACGCTCGCCTCCCGGGCGGGGTCGTAGACGGGATAGGCGAACTGCGAGCGGACGATCATCATGCGCTCGACGGTGCCGGCACCCATGCCCAGCACCCGCAGATCCCGTTCGACGATTCGCGCCATCTCGTCGTCGCTCGCCGCCCACAGATCGCCGCCGGATGTGGTGAAGTACTCCAGGCCGAGGTGGGCGCCGTGCCAGTGCGGCGGAGACAGTTCGGTCGACCACCGCGTGTAGTTCTGGATCCGCCCCACCCGCACCTCGGGACCCGGGGTGTACACCCAGTTGTAGGGCAGCTCGTGCCGTTGCCCGAGCGCGACGCCGACGGTGATCAGCGCGCGGTGCGTGAGGGCGGCGGCGGCGTCCCGGACCCGTTGTGGCGGAGCCGGTTCCAATGCGTCCACCAGCATCCGCAGCGGCATGCTGGAGAACACCGCATCGCCGGACGCCGTCTGCCCGTTCTCCAGCTCCACCGTCCATCCCCCGCCGCTCGACCGGACGGCGGCCACCGGCGAGCGCAGCGACAGGACCGCGCCGCCGTCGGCCGCAGCCGCCGCGGCCGCCTCCCACAGTTGACCGGGCCCGAGCCGGGGGTAGAGGAACACGTCGCGGGCGGCGAACCCGTCGGCGTCCCGCCAGCGGATCGGCCGTATCCGCTGGTTCGCCCAATCGCTGGTCAGGTCGGACGGATCCGCCAACCACGTCTTGCGGACGTATCCCTCGAAGAAGAGGCCGTACCAGTGCGTGCCGAATTCACCGATGCCCCAGTCCTCGAAGCTCTCGCGCGCGGTGCGACGCATTCGGTGCCGCAGCCGTCCCCACGCCAACGAGCCGAGCCCGCGCGCTCCGCTGCGCAGACCGAGCTGAGTCAGCAGCTCCCGGCCGACGAGGGGGTACCGCACGTGGTGACCGTCGACCAGCATGGCGGAGCGCCGAGCGACGGCGACCCACTGGTCGGCCGGCAGCAGCGATCGCCAGATGTCAAGGACCGCTTCGCTTCTGGTGAAGAACCGGTGTCCTCCGGCGTCGACGCGCCAGCCGTGCAGGCACGGGGTCCTGGCGAGCCCACCGACTTCCCCCGACGCCTCGTACAGCCGTGGCGTCACACCGCGTTTGACCAGCTCGAGTGCCGCGGTCAGGCCGGCGGGGCCGGCGCCGATGATCAGCGGACTCCTGGTCGACACGGCGTCACCGTCCGCGGCGCTGGGGGAAGCGGCGATACTCCGCCACGAGGGCGTCGACCTGTCCCGGTCGGAGGTCGTTGAGCGGTGTGGTCAGAAAGACCAGTTGCGCGTACTGGCACTGCAGCGGCAGGAACCCGCTGAGCAACGGTTCGGCAGTGGTGCGGATGACCAGATCGACGTCCTCGATCTCGAAGGCGGCGGTGATGTCACAGCCTTCGCGCTGGGCACGCCGGTGCGCCTCGCGCAGTTCGTCGGCCGCGTCTTATGCCGCCAGGATGTTGATCCGGAACTGGTCACCGCCCATGGCGTTCTCGAGGTCCTCGGCGGCCTGGACGTATTCGGCTGGTAGCACCGTCCGATCGCCATGCAGTCTCACCGCGCACGTGGCGGGATCGAAGTTAGCGGGAATCAGGGAGGTGAAGAATTCGGTGGACGCCGCATAAACGGCATTCAATTCATCGTCTCGCCGCGCGAGGTTCGCACGGCTCAGGTTGTAGACCGACACCGTTTGCACACCGAGTTCGCGCAATGTCAGGAGAATGTCGGTGACTTTTTGTGCGCCGCGCAGATATGCCTCGGCCAGTGTGACGCCATTGGCGTCCGCCCAGCGCCGCAGTCCGTCGGGAATCAGACCCACATGCGCCGGCCCCCCGGTCGGCAATAACCCCACTTATCGATAGTAGCCGGATTGCTCCACGGATAATCCGATACGGGCGACGGATTATTCCTCGGTCGGCCGCAATACCGCCAGAACGGTCAACACCAGGATCTTGATATCCAGGAGAAGCGACCAGTTCTCGATGTAGTAGTTGTCGAATTCCGCCCGGTCGGCGATCGAGGTCTGCCCGCGCAGACCGTGCACCTGAGCCCAGCCGGTGATGCCGGCCTTCACCCGGTGCCGCTCCCCGTAGCGGCGTATGTGCATCTCGAACAGCTCGACGAACTCCGGCCGCTCGGGGCGCGGGCCGACGAGGGCCATGTCGCCCTTGAGGACGTTGAGCAGCTGAGGCAACTCGTCCAGCGACGTCTTGCGCATGATCTTGCCGATCCGCGTGCGCCGGTCGTCCCCCTCGACCCCGCCGGGTGCCGCCCCCTCCTTCAGCTGGAAGGCGGCGTCGGCGGGATCTGCGGGACGCATGCTGCGGAATTTCAGGCAGTCGAACACCTTGCCGTCGCGTCCGACGCGGGGCTGCCGGAAGAAGATCGGTCCGGGTGAGCTCAGCTTGACCAGAAGCGCCAGCCCGAGGAAAACCGGTGAGATCACCAACAACACCACCGCCGCGATCGACCGGCCGAGGGCGTGCTTCATGGCGAACTGCCAACCCGTGAGATCGACCGGCGCGAGGACCATCAGCGGCACCCCGCCCAGGTGCTCGATCCGCGCGTTGCCGTTGACGACGTCCATCATCCGGGGCACGACACGCACCCGCATGCCCAGCCGGTGCGCCTCCTGGGCGCAGCGTGACAGCTGCTCACCCGGAACCGCCGACGGCGCGACGATCAGATCCTCGGCACCGGTGGCGCGGGCGGCGACCTCGAAGTTGTCGATCGACCCGTAGTAGGGCACATCAACCAGGTCGGCGTCACTGGGCCGGACCTCGTCGAGCACGCCGACGGGACGCAGGCCGTAATCGGGCACCTGGGCCATCCGCGTGATGAGTTGGTTGGTGATCGGACCGGAGCCCACGATGAGTGCCGGCGCGCCGAAGCGGTACCGACGCCGCAGATAGCGCTGCGCGACCGACCTCGTCAGCCGGACCGCGGGCAGTACGACCGCCCCGCACAGCCATACCCTGATCATGACGTCACTCGGCCGGACGTGCGGCGTGACCTGCTCGCCCGTCTGGAAGGGCGGCACCAGCACCGTGATGATCGCCAACGTCGCGAGCGCCGCGACCGCGACCGCCGTCTCCACCGGCTCGAGCTCGTCGATGAAGCTGCGATTGAGCTTCCGCTTGTACAGCGACCGGGAGGTCAGCACGATCAGCAGGATGGGCACGAACAGCCACGAGATCAGCAGGATGTTGCGGTTGTCCTGTTGATTGCCGATCCACAGATGCGCCAGCACCACGGCCCACGCGGCCGCCCAGACGTCGAGCGCCACGGTGATCGCGATGTACCCGGATTCGTTGCGCATGCGCTGAAACCAGCGGGGCGGAGCGG is a window from the Mycolicibacterium litorale genome containing:
- a CDS encoding glycosyl hydrolase family 28-related protein — translated: MGGAAFAVGIGLLLSPGVAAADPAADATGGVSADAPADAPAAESGDRDDQVDTDNEADDDPADDADEAADPSEEPLSDDAEAPSEPVDDTVDEELDEVGETVRHDSNDNDPDDGTASAPADEPVETPVDEIAVDVPDEVVDAEEPVTPVVEEPVVEEPVVEEPAVEVPAAQPEADADPAADAEVTPAPPAPADEARPQGLVQTVANAFGLGGTPAPVESPAMWAVLAWARRQFFGATATTTVGRQSTSSSSTTSTPITTVNVKDYGAVGDGITDDSAAIKAAEAALTSGQRLYFPEGTYRFAQQNPAGNAAVLLKGLSDVTVEFAPGARLLMDNLDADGHGTSHGIRVEGAASNVTILNATVEWKTRPSARSFGDGFSILGWASNTPPPPGWTGSTGTVSNVSLVNATVINAPQTGAVFMGASDVTVTNFTAIGTRGDGLHFNSNRRVTVNGLLAQNTGDDGLAFVTYYHPTQPWTYGPGDGPFNQPGLGEWNNGGSVASHITVTGGSASGVRVQGGYDITITDVTVSGKEFGIQVNSAKATGPGDWTSLASRDIDISDVTIDDVQTGIVLATNNIDGTEDSMWWDFAGLTISDVTIHNARNWSVAVETPASTTSAFAGLTLRNIHAEVDGAVGPLGGGKGGILLASLRDSVIDNVRLVSVHASDINVLGASQIRHQYSVADLPSSNLTIDDLVLEGPGRILIQDIAGLQVGTVASYGAQGAAVELFRVRDASFGTIGAYLPGRGTGAGWGVRLLQVDDLDVADIVVTTDDHIGSSWWAVELGGGNPAEDIAGNGVRIENVTYVSDRDATGSDIVVQGGPYGPVNWYINATWLHQGEASPQWRSALWGDTTPASHILSNPDS
- a CDS encoding sugar transferase → MTSSSQVTVPRQRAATPSTRTPVSAPPRWFQRMRNESGYIAITVALDVWAAAWAVVLAHLWIGNQQDNRNILLISWLFVPILLIVLTSRSLYKRKLNRSFIDELEPVETAVAVAALATLAIITVLVPPFQTGEQVTPHVRPSDVMIRVWLCGAVVLPAVRLTRSVAQRYLRRRYRFGAPALIVGSGPITNQLITRMAQVPDYGLRPVGVLDEVRPSDADLVDVPYYGSIDNFEVAARATGAEDLIVAPSAVPGEQLSRCAQEAHRLGMRVRVVPRMMDVVNGNARIEHLGGVPLMVLAPVDLTGWQFAMKHALGRSIAAVVLLVISPVFLGLALLVKLSSPGPIFFRQPRVGRDGKVFDCLKFRSMRPADPADAAFQLKEGAAPGGVEGDDRRTRIGKIMRKTSLDELPQLLNVLKGDMALVGPRPERPEFVELFEMHIRRYGERHRVKAGITGWAQVHGLRGQTSIADRAEFDNYYIENWSLLLDIKILVLTVLAVLRPTEE
- a CDS encoding NAD(P)/FAD-dependent oxidoreductase, encoding MSTRSPLIIGAGPAGLTAALELVKRGVTPRLYEASGEVGGLARTPCLHGWRVDAGGHRFFTRSEAVLDIWRSLLPADQWVAVARRSAMLVDGHHVRYPLVGRELLTQLGLRSGARGLGSLAWGRLRHRMRRTARESFEDWGIGEFGTHWYGLFFEGYVRKTWLADPSDLTSDWANQRIRPIRWRDADGFAARDVFLYPRLGPGQLWEAAAAAAADGGAVLSLRSPVAAVRSSGGGWTVELENGQTASGDAVFSSMPLRMLVDALEPAPPQRVRDAAAALTHRALITVGVALGQRHELPYNWVYTPGPEVRVGRIQNYTRWSTELSPPHWHGAHLGLEYFTTSGGDLWAASDDEMARIVERDLRVLGMGAGTVERMMIVRSQFAYPVYDPAREASVAVIRDYLRREHPSLRPMGRNGMHHYDNQDHAMLSAMGSVARYFGEDVDPWGVNTDLRYQESGLLRM